A region of Malaclemys terrapin pileata isolate rMalTer1 chromosome 5, rMalTer1.hap1, whole genome shotgun sequence DNA encodes the following proteins:
- the LOC128837820 gene encoding uncharacterized protein LOC128837820 codes for MESQDRKRAPSWTEWEVRDLLAIWGDESVLAELRSSKRNGKILEKVSKAMKDRGHNRDAQQCRVKIKELRQAYHKATNVRSGAEPQTCRFYAELHAMLGGAATTTPTVCFDSFNGETHREAGSGYEEDEDEDNVDSSQQQGSGETGFPNSQDMFITLDLEPVTPELTQGVLPDLEGTQGTCAANVSPSQRLVKIRRRKRRTRDDMFSELQMSSHADRAQQNAWRQSISDYRKAQYEQEERWRAESRDEQSKWWAKDDRWRQLADRRQESMLRLLEHQTDMLQHMV; via the exons atggagtcccaggatcgcaaaagagctccatcatggaccgaatgggaggtacgggatctgctcgccatatggggagatgaatcagtgctagctgaactccgtagcagtaaacgaaatggcaaaatattagaaaaggtctccaaggccatgaaggacagaggccataacagggacgcacagcagtgccgcgtgaaaattaaggagctaaggcaagcctaccacaaagccacaAACgtaaggtccggggcagagccgcaaacatgccgcttctatgcggagctgcatgccatgctagggggtgcagccaccactaccccaaccgtctgctttgactccttcaatggagaaacacacagggaagcgggttcggggtacgaggaagatgaggatgaagataatgtagatagctcacagcagcaaggaagcggagaaaccggtttccccaacagccaggatatgtttatcaccctggacctggaaccagtaacccccgaactcacccaaggcgtgctcccagaccttgaaggcacacaggggacctgtg ctgcaaatgtttctccttcacagaggctagtgaagattagaaggagaaaacggcggactcgggatgatatgttctcggagctccagatgtcctcccacgctgacagagcacagcagaatgcgtggaggcagtcaatatcagactacagaaaagcacaatatgaacaagaggagaggtggcgggctgaatcgcgggatgaacagagcaagtggtgggctaaAGATGACAgatggcgtcagcttgcagacagaaggcaagagtcaatgctccggctgctggagcatcaaactgatatgctccagcatatggtttag